One Echinicola strongylocentroti DNA window includes the following coding sequences:
- a CDS encoding ArsR/SmtB family transcription factor produces the protein MRLKNISLNYGMRVFKALSEEPRVRIIHLLIQNKEMCISDLEHILDFTQTKTSRHLAYLKNAGLVGSKRIDQWTFYYILDEAVDIINQIFKFIEKDVNLLRDQEIYEILRSNRELAINKIENHPYR, from the coding sequence ATGCGACTCAAGAATATCAGTTTGAATTATGGGATGCGGGTTTTTAAGGCACTTTCCGAAGAGCCAAGGGTAAGGATCATCCACCTCCTGATCCAAAATAAAGAAATGTGTATTTCCGATCTGGAACATATTCTGGACTTTACCCAAACCAAAACAAGCCGGCACCTGGCCTATTTGAAAAATGCAGGGTTGGTGGGAAGTAAAAGGATCGATCAGTGGACATTTTATTATATTTTGGATGAAGCCGTCGATATCATCAACCAGATTTTTAAGTTTATCGAGAAGGATGTGAACCTTTTACGTGATCAGGAGATTTATGAGATACTGCGTTCCAATAGGGAACTGGCTATTAATAAAATTGAAAATCATCCGTATCGATAA